One genomic region from Marinobacter sp. M3C encodes:
- a CDS encoding head-tail connector protein, whose translation MITLPDAKSHLRVEQDFTEEDSLIEALIDAAISHAEKRTGQSIAYTEGARHVIDRFPADRQAIELPWTPVKAVTNVEYTDATGTTQTLNAGELTLDNRGVYPTLYPAYPNAWPSTQRRAMSISITASKGSDTLAPDIRMAILLMVAHYYAHREGVIIGTISSELPLGVEMLLAPYVIHPAG comes from the coding sequence ATGATTACGCTGCCGGACGCCAAATCCCATCTGCGGGTAGAACAAGACTTCACGGAAGAAGACAGCCTTATCGAAGCACTGATTGACGCGGCCATAAGCCATGCCGAAAAGCGCACAGGCCAAAGCATTGCCTACACAGAAGGTGCCCGGCACGTTATCGACAGATTCCCTGCAGACCGACAAGCCATTGAGCTGCCATGGACGCCTGTGAAAGCGGTAACTAACGTGGAATACACCGACGCCACCGGTACCACACAAACGCTAAACGCTGGTGAGCTCACGCTGGATAACCGTGGCGTTTATCCGACTTTATACCCGGCCTATCCAAACGCCTGGCCAAGCACCCAGCGCCGAGCAATGAGCATTAGCATTACTGCCAGCAAAGGTAGTGACACATTGGCTCCTGATATCCGCATGGCCATATTGCTAATGGTTGCGCACTACTACGCGCACAGAGAGGGGGTCATTATCGGCACGATTTCGAGCGAGCTTCCGCTTGGCGTTGAAATGCTGCTCGCCCCTTACGTCATTCACCCCGCAGGTTAA
- a CDS encoding phage portal protein encodes MFLPSFFKSANIKASGNDFSTWISSIGGHSSRAGTQVNTESALALAALRACVTLLAESVAQLPCELYRKDSKGGRERATDHPLYDVIHSQPNKKDTTFEYYEQAQGNLGIEGNHIALIDRDGSGYVKELIPIHPKKVRVLKGQDGLPYYNLLEFDEILPMRMVHHIKAFSLDGFVGLSPIATNADSIGLALATEHHAAAVFQRGATMSGVIERPDTAAPITDQSKVDRLLEKFNERHGGGLRNAFSVALLQEGMSYKQLAMDNEKAQLLESRNFGVGEICRLYKIPLHMVQHQDKSSSWGSGIEQMSLGYVIYTLMAWIKRHEAAMMRDLLLPSERKNLYIEFNVSGLLRGDQKARYEAYAIGRNWGWLSVNDIRRLENMSPITGGDRYLTPLNMSDSGKAANTLNATPDQMKNIEELLCRA; translated from the coding sequence ATGTTTTTACCAAGCTTTTTCAAATCCGCCAACATCAAAGCCAGCGGCAACGACTTCAGCACCTGGATTAGCTCAATCGGTGGCCACTCCAGCCGCGCCGGCACCCAAGTAAACACTGAAAGTGCTCTGGCCTTGGCGGCCTTGCGGGCTTGCGTCACTCTGCTTGCGGAATCCGTGGCGCAGCTGCCATGCGAACTCTATCGTAAAGACAGTAAAGGCGGCCGCGAACGCGCTACAGACCACCCGCTATACGACGTCATCCACAGCCAGCCAAACAAAAAAGACACCACGTTTGAATATTACGAACAGGCGCAAGGCAACCTGGGCATTGAGGGTAACCACATTGCCCTAATAGATCGCGACGGAAGCGGCTACGTTAAAGAGTTGATCCCAATCCACCCGAAAAAAGTGCGAGTACTGAAAGGCCAGGACGGCCTGCCCTATTACAACCTGTTGGAGTTTGACGAAATACTTCCGATGCGCATGGTGCACCACATCAAGGCCTTCTCTCTAGACGGCTTTGTGGGCTTGTCTCCCATCGCGACTAACGCAGATTCTATCGGCCTGGCATTGGCCACCGAACACCACGCCGCTGCGGTATTTCAACGCGGAGCCACTATGTCTGGCGTCATCGAGCGGCCAGATACAGCGGCACCTATTACCGACCAAAGCAAAGTTGACCGACTTCTAGAAAAGTTCAACGAGCGTCACGGTGGAGGCCTACGCAACGCATTCAGCGTCGCCCTGCTGCAAGAAGGCATGAGCTACAAGCAACTAGCCATGGATAATGAAAAAGCCCAGCTTCTGGAGTCACGGAACTTCGGCGTCGGCGAAATTTGCAGGCTGTACAAAATCCCCTTACACATGGTCCAGCATCAAGATAAAAGCTCCTCATGGGGCTCTGGTATCGAACAAATGTCGTTGGGCTATGTCATCTATACCCTGATGGCTTGGATCAAGCGTCACGAAGCGGCGATGATGCGCGACCTGCTGCTGCCATCCGAACGCAAAAACCTCTACATAGAATTCAACGTTTCCGGCCTGTTGCGTGGTGACCAAAAAGCCCGTTACGAAGCCTACGCCATCGGCCGCAATTGGGGCTGGTTATCAGTGAACGATATCCGCCGTCTTGAAAACATGTCGCCCATCACCGGCGGCGACCGCTACTTAACGCCCCTGAACATGTCCGACTCCGGCAAAGCAGCTAACACCTTAAACGCCACTCCGGATCAAATGAAAAACATTGAGGAACTTCTATGTCGCGCATGA
- a CDS encoding terminase TerL endonuclease subunit produces the protein MATYPNVNAATKYARDVVAGRIPAARITQAACQRHIDDLKSQKDPAYPYRFDRDKGERVCKFIQLLVHTKGEWAKRPLHQRRIVLEPWQLFAFSTLFGWTRKKDKLRRFREAYICVPRKNGKSIIAAGVGLYALVGDGERGAEVYCGAGSENQAWKVFQPALQMAKALPNLRSRFGLIPWAKKLTLLDGSVFEPVIGDPGDGSSPHLGIVDEFHEHDDSGLYDTMLTGMGARRQGLMLAITTAGDNIESPCFDMHTRVVEMLDGAVGNEDDELFGLIYTIDPEDDWTSTLALRKANPNYGVSVYEDFLLSQQSRGKRLARFANKFKTRHLNIWVSAKDGFFNLESWKRCEDKGLALDQFEGWESIMSFDLARKLDLTAKVRLYKQDIDGRRHYYCVAPRFWVPEDTVWQGDNRKQAERYRKWVNTGHLTATEGAEVDYREILAAAVSAHHHSPSVGCPIDPHGAANLSHQMMDEGLQPITISQNYTNLSDPMKELEAAIESGRFHHDGNPIMNWCIGNVIGKHIAGNDDVVRPIKQGNDNKIDGAVALIMAVGRAMLGDTEKPKQSIYDTSDVTC, from the coding sequence ATGGCCACATACCCGAACGTCAACGCGGCAACGAAGTATGCCCGCGACGTGGTGGCCGGCAGAATTCCCGCGGCGCGCATCACACAGGCAGCATGCCAGCGTCACATTGATGATTTAAAAAGCCAGAAAGACCCAGCCTACCCCTACCGATTTGACAGAGACAAAGGCGAGCGGGTCTGTAAATTCATACAGCTACTCGTGCACACCAAGGGCGAATGGGCCAAGCGCCCATTGCACCAGCGACGCATCGTGCTGGAGCCTTGGCAGCTGTTTGCGTTCTCGACGCTGTTCGGCTGGACTCGCAAAAAAGACAAGCTACGCCGGTTCCGCGAAGCTTACATCTGCGTCCCACGCAAAAACGGCAAAAGCATTATCGCTGCCGGCGTTGGCCTTTACGCGCTGGTTGGGGACGGCGAACGTGGCGCCGAGGTCTACTGCGGCGCAGGCAGCGAGAACCAAGCCTGGAAGGTTTTCCAGCCTGCCCTGCAAATGGCGAAAGCGCTACCGAATCTCCGCAGCCGCTTTGGCCTTATACCTTGGGCCAAAAAGCTTACGCTGCTTGACGGATCGGTATTTGAGCCTGTAATCGGCGACCCTGGCGACGGATCCAGTCCGCACCTGGGTATCGTTGACGAATTTCACGAGCACGATGATTCTGGATTGTACGACACCATGCTGACCGGCATGGGCGCACGTCGACAGGGACTAATGCTGGCAATCACCACCGCTGGCGACAATATCGAAAGCCCTTGTTTCGACATGCACACCCGTGTTGTGGAAATGCTTGATGGCGCGGTTGGCAATGAAGACGACGAACTGTTCGGGCTGATCTACACTATTGACCCGGAAGACGACTGGACCAGCACCTTGGCGCTGCGAAAAGCCAACCCTAACTATGGCGTTTCAGTTTACGAAGACTTTCTGCTGTCGCAGCAGAGCCGGGGCAAACGTCTGGCGCGATTCGCCAACAAGTTTAAAACTCGACACCTGAACATTTGGGTGTCGGCAAAAGACGGCTTCTTTAACCTCGAAAGCTGGAAGCGCTGCGAAGACAAAGGTCTGGCACTGGACCAGTTCGAAGGCTGGGAAAGCATCATGTCGTTTGACCTGGCGCGGAAGCTCGATTTAACCGCCAAGGTTCGATTGTACAAACAAGACATCGATGGCAGGCGCCACTACTACTGTGTGGCTCCCCGGTTCTGGGTGCCCGAAGACACCGTTTGGCAGGGCGATAACAGGAAGCAAGCGGAGCGGTACCGAAAGTGGGTGAACACCGGACACCTTACTGCCACCGAAGGCGCCGAAGTGGATTACCGGGAAATCCTCGCAGCCGCTGTTTCCGCTCACCATCACAGCCCCAGCGTGGGCTGCCCAATTGACCCACACGGCGCAGCGAACCTCTCGCACCAAATGATGGACGAAGGCTTACAGCCCATCACGATCTCGCAGAACTACACCAACTTAAGCGACCCGATGAAGGAGCTGGAGGCCGCGATAGAGTCCGGCCGATTCCATCACGACGGTAACCCGATCATGAACTGGTGTATTGGTAACGTGATTGGCAAACACATCGCCGGCAACGACGACGTGGTAAGGCCCATAAAGCAAGGCAACGACAACAAAATTGACGGCGCCGTAGCCCTAATAATGGCCGTGGGCCGGGCAATGCTTGGCGACACCGAAAAGCCCAAACAATCCATTTACGACACGTCGGACGTTACATGCTGA
- a CDS encoding phage terminase small subunit P27 family has translation MGTSVRSAGGGRKKNRPPQTNSSITRIAPPVQLRDEFAVSIWKQQSAILIKRGCMEPEDAPVLLSYCNAFSMMLQADRMITEEGITAPTADGIKKHPAVGVRNDCVSQMARMGSLLGLDPLSRTRFTGAGGKKETSDTGNEFDEF, from the coding sequence GTGGGCACATCAGTGAGATCCGCGGGCGGAGGTCGAAAAAAGAACCGGCCGCCGCAGACAAACAGCTCAATCACACGAATTGCGCCACCCGTTCAACTGCGCGATGAATTCGCTGTCAGCATTTGGAAACAACAGAGCGCCATCCTGATTAAGCGCGGCTGCATGGAGCCAGAAGATGCGCCCGTCCTGCTGTCTTACTGCAACGCGTTCAGCATGATGCTTCAAGCTGACCGAATGATTACAGAGGAAGGTATCACCGCACCCACGGCCGACGGCATCAAAAAGCACCCCGCCGTGGGAGTTCGAAACGACTGCGTCAGCCAAATGGCTCGGATGGGCTCACTGCTTGGCCTAGATCCGCTCAGCCGCACAAGATTCACTGGCGCTGGCGGCAAAAAAGAAACCAGCGACACAGGCAACGAATTTGATGAATTCTAG
- a CDS encoding phage major capsid protein has protein sequence MPIEQLRRNRAEINAKVQALAEVEAKEGDLNEEQLKSFNALTTDFEKITQQIQRLEGAERMAAASAMPVNALGALGNSAAASAAVHIKKEAKQYVGAKAARMVMSIAAGKGDLGLATKFARDELNDADVAMAIETSAGSGGAIVPTNIADEVVELLRAKTVVRRLGAQVMPLPNGNLSLPRISGGATSGYVGEGADVLATESAFDDVQLSAKTQITLVPMSNQLVGRAGYSVEQMVLNDMLNAKSVREDKAFLRDDGTSNTPTGFKKTAETASRTVAWSGTANLATIDAFLDALILMLMNANSMMVRPGWALSPTSYMKLFGLRDGNGNKVYPEMNEGVLKGYPFASTTTIPNNIGAGANESEIYFADWNDVVIGESESMSVDFSREATYKDAAGNLVSAFARNQSLIRLVAEHDVGFRHPEGLVLGTGIIW, from the coding sequence ATGCCTATTGAACAACTCCGCCGCAACCGCGCCGAAATCAACGCCAAAGTACAAGCATTGGCAGAGGTTGAGGCCAAAGAAGGCGATCTGAACGAAGAGCAGCTGAAGAGCTTTAACGCCCTGACCACTGACTTCGAAAAAATCACCCAACAAATTCAACGCCTGGAAGGCGCCGAGCGCATGGCTGCTGCATCCGCCATGCCGGTAAACGCCTTGGGCGCCTTGGGTAACAGCGCCGCTGCGTCAGCAGCAGTGCACATCAAAAAAGAGGCCAAGCAGTACGTCGGCGCCAAAGCCGCTCGCATGGTTATGTCCATCGCCGCCGGTAAAGGGGACCTGGGGCTTGCCACTAAGTTTGCCCGTGACGAACTGAACGATGCCGACGTAGCGATGGCCATCGAAACCAGCGCAGGCAGCGGTGGCGCTATAGTGCCGACCAATATCGCGGATGAAGTCGTTGAACTCCTGCGCGCGAAAACCGTGGTACGTCGTCTCGGCGCGCAAGTCATGCCCCTGCCCAATGGCAATCTGTCGCTTCCACGCATTAGCGGTGGCGCAACCTCAGGCTATGTCGGTGAAGGTGCAGACGTGCTGGCAACTGAATCCGCGTTCGACGACGTGCAGCTAAGCGCCAAGACCCAGATCACCCTGGTGCCAATGAGCAACCAGCTGGTTGGGCGCGCGGGCTACTCAGTTGAGCAAATGGTCCTAAACGACATGCTTAACGCCAAGTCCGTACGCGAAGACAAGGCCTTCCTGCGCGACGACGGCACAAGCAACACCCCGACCGGTTTTAAGAAAACCGCCGAAACCGCGAGCCGCACCGTGGCTTGGTCAGGCACCGCTAACCTCGCGACCATAGACGCGTTCCTTGATGCGCTAATTCTTATGCTGATGAATGCAAACAGCATGATGGTACGTCCAGGCTGGGCTCTATCGCCTACCAGCTACATGAAGCTGTTCGGCCTGCGCGACGGAAACGGCAACAAAGTCTACCCAGAAATGAATGAGGGAGTGCTGAAGGGCTATCCGTTCGCGTCCACCACCACCATTCCTAACAACATCGGTGCCGGCGCCAACGAAAGCGAAATTTACTTCGCCGATTGGAACGATGTCGTGATCGGTGAAAGTGAAAGTATGTCCGTCGATTTCAGCCGCGAAGCCACGTACAAAGACGCCGCCGGTAATTTGGTATCTGCGTTTGCCCGCAACCAGTCGCTGATCCGGCTAGTAGCAGAGCATGACGTAGGCTTCCGCCACCCTGAAGGCCTGGTGCTGGGTACCGGCATCATCTGGTAA
- a CDS encoding HNH endonuclease signature motif containing protein: MPPRTPKPCRNPRCESLSTERHGYCGEHKALASNWEDDRRGSSTERGYGGMWRKRRVRILKRDKGLCQVCIGQGRITAASSVDHIINKAEGGTDDDSNLQAICWPCHKIKTQDESVRGLRRTR; encoded by the coding sequence ATGCCCCCGCGCACCCCTAAGCCTTGCCGCAACCCACGGTGCGAGAGTTTGTCCACCGAGCGGCACGGGTACTGCGGTGAGCATAAGGCGCTGGCCAGCAACTGGGAAGACGACCGCCGCGGCAGCAGCACAGAGCGTGGCTATGGTGGGATGTGGAGAAAGAGAAGGGTCCGCATACTCAAACGCGACAAGGGCTTATGCCAGGTATGCATCGGTCAAGGGCGAATCACGGCCGCATCATCGGTTGACCACATCATCAACAAAGCGGAAGGCGGAACAGATGATGATAGCAACCTTCAAGCCATATGCTGGCCCTGTCACAAGATCAAAACTCAAGACGAGTCAGTCCGCGGTCTGCGTCGCACACGATGA
- a CDS encoding glycoside hydrolase family protein has product MDRRLLTSQLERHEGLRLKPYLDTVGKLTVGFGRNLDDVGISRGEAELMLKNDIDKVELQLNEVDEYRSLDSIRQTVIANMCFNLGFNGLMHFKRMWKAIGKQKYAAAAREMLDSKWANQVGARAVELSEIMRTGETADG; this is encoded by the coding sequence ATGGATCGCCGGCTACTTACATCGCAGCTTGAACGCCATGAAGGCCTGCGCTTAAAACCCTACCTCGACACCGTTGGGAAACTCACGGTGGGCTTTGGTCGAAACCTCGATGATGTCGGAATAAGCCGCGGCGAAGCAGAGCTTATGCTTAAAAACGACATCGACAAAGTTGAACTGCAGCTGAATGAAGTTGACGAATACCGCTCGCTGGACTCAATACGTCAGACCGTTATCGCAAATATGTGCTTTAACCTTGGCTTTAACGGCCTGATGCACTTCAAGCGCATGTGGAAAGCTATCGGAAAACAGAAGTACGCCGCCGCCGCACGAGAAATGCTTGATTCAAAGTGGGCCAATCAAGTCGGTGCGCGCGCCGTTGAGCTGTCGGAGATTATGCGGACTGGCGAGACTGCCGATGGATGA
- a CDS encoding S49 family peptidase — translation MSRMINYPHVAAMVFGVPLFATPALVNAIKSVLEPRLLGKASDSAHDTAPLALADDEQRSSQTHKTSGQLAVIPVHGVLVPRRGEITQSCEELVSYEMLRNQIEAVRRDDQVQEIVLDFHTGGGSAMGCKEAADYIRLVAGEKPITALINFAACSAGYFLAAACTRIVASPTAMVGSIGVIIETYDMSRAEEAAGIKFNTYFRGGHKNDASPHEPITDQAEQEISRRLDAAYDMFTTSVAEYRGLDVAAIVATEARLYSAAEALSLKLIDEIAPAQDAVNALAAKYRQATQPQGKRITAQARAMETRCQL, via the coding sequence ATGTCGCGCATGATCAACTACCCACACGTAGCCGCAATGGTGTTCGGCGTTCCGCTGTTCGCCACCCCCGCTCTAGTGAACGCCATCAAATCCGTATTGGAGCCGCGATTGCTGGGCAAAGCCTCAGACTCTGCACATGACACAGCCCCGCTAGCGCTGGCAGACGATGAACAGCGCTCCAGCCAAACCCACAAAACCAGCGGCCAGCTGGCGGTTATCCCGGTCCATGGTGTTCTGGTTCCGCGACGAGGCGAAATCACTCAAAGCTGCGAGGAGTTGGTGTCCTACGAGATGCTGCGTAACCAAATCGAAGCCGTACGCCGTGATGACCAGGTGCAGGAGATCGTGTTGGATTTTCACACCGGCGGCGGTTCTGCAATGGGCTGCAAAGAAGCGGCCGATTACATTAGATTGGTGGCCGGCGAAAAGCCCATCACCGCATTGATCAATTTTGCCGCCTGCTCTGCCGGCTACTTTCTCGCTGCTGCATGTACCCGCATCGTCGCTAGTCCCACAGCCATGGTCGGATCCATAGGCGTGATTATCGAAACCTACGACATGAGCAGGGCTGAAGAAGCCGCCGGCATTAAATTTAACACCTACTTCCGCGGTGGGCACAAAAATGACGCATCACCCCACGAGCCCATAACCGATCAAGCTGAACAGGAGATCAGCCGCCGCCTTGATGCCGCCTACGACATGTTCACAACGTCGGTTGCTGAATATCGAGGCTTGGATGTTGCGGCCATCGTTGCCACCGAAGCCCGTCTGTACTCGGCAGCTGAAGCACTGAGTTTGAAGTTGATCGACGAAATTGCCCCAGCTCAAGATGCCGTCAATGCACTTGCCGCGAAATACAGGCAAGCCACCCAGCCCCAAGGCAAGCGAATCACCGCACAAGCCCGTGCCATGGAAACCCGTTGCCAGCTCTAG